The Mycobacterium paragordonae genome includes a region encoding these proteins:
- a CDS encoding glutamate--cysteine ligase has product MPSSRARSHIDFARSPRPTVGVEWEFALVDAETRDLSNEATAVIAEIGENPRVHKELLRNTVEVVSGICENAAEAMADLRDTLGPARRIVRDRGMELFCAGTHPFAQWSNQKLTDAPRYAELIKRTQWWGRQMLIWGVHVHVGISSANKVMPIMSSLLNQYPHLLALSASSPWWGGEDTGYASNRSMMFQQLPTAGLPFQFQKWSEFEGFVYDQKKTGIIDHVDEVRWDVRPSPHLGTLEVRICDGVSNLRELGALVALTHCLIVDLDRRLEADQPLPTMPPWHVQENKWRAARYGLDAVIILDADSNERLVTEDLDDVLNRLEPIAKSLKCSDELAAVADIPRRGGSYQRQRRVAEEHDGDLRSVVDALVAELDI; this is encoded by the coding sequence CTGCCGTCCAGCCGGGCGCGTAGCCACATCGACTTCGCTCGTTCGCCGCGACCAACCGTCGGCGTGGAGTGGGAGTTCGCCCTCGTCGATGCCGAGACCCGCGACCTGAGCAACGAGGCCACCGCGGTGATCGCCGAAATCGGCGAAAACCCGCGTGTGCACAAGGAATTGCTGCGCAACACCGTCGAAGTCGTCAGCGGCATCTGCGAGAACGCCGCCGAGGCGATGGCCGACCTGCGCGACACCCTGGGCCCCGCCCGCCGGATCGTGCGCGACCGCGGCATGGAGTTGTTCTGCGCCGGCACCCATCCCTTTGCGCAGTGGTCCAACCAGAAGCTCACCGACGCGCCGCGGTACGCCGAACTGATCAAGCGCACCCAGTGGTGGGGCCGGCAGATGCTGATCTGGGGCGTGCATGTGCATGTCGGGATCTCGTCGGCCAACAAGGTCATGCCCATCATGTCGTCGCTGCTCAACCAGTACCCGCACCTGCTGGCGCTGTCGGCGTCGTCGCCGTGGTGGGGCGGCGAGGACACCGGGTATGCGAGCAACCGGTCGATGATGTTTCAGCAGCTGCCCACCGCCGGGCTGCCGTTCCAGTTCCAGAAGTGGTCGGAGTTCGAGGGCTTCGTCTACGACCAGAAGAAGACCGGCATCATCGACCACGTCGACGAAGTCCGTTGGGACGTAAGGCCTTCCCCCCATCTGGGCACGCTCGAGGTGCGGATCTGCGACGGGGTGTCCAATCTGCGGGAGCTGGGTGCGCTGGTCGCGTTGACGCACTGTCTGATCGTCGACCTGGACCGCCGGCTGGAGGCCGACCAGCCGCTGCCGACCATGCCGCCGTGGCACGTGCAGGAGAACAAGTGGCGCGCGGCCCGCTATGGGCTGGACGCCGTGATCATCCTGGATGCCGACAGCAACGAGCGGCTGGTCACCGAGGACCTCGACGACGTGCTGAACCGCTTGGAGCCGATTGCCAAGTCGCTCAAGTGTTCTGACGAACTGGCGGCGGTGGCGGACATCCCGCGCCGGGGCGGGTCCTACCAACGGCAGCGGCGGGTGGCCGAGGAGCACGACGGCGACCTGCGCTCGGTCGTCGACGCGCTGGTGGCCGAGCTGGATATCTGA
- the sodC gene encoding superoxide dismutase[Cu-Zn], whose protein sequence is MPKPAGLKVAAVTFVALVSACSSPQHATSTPGTTPSVWTGSPAPSTSGHQEATPSPQAGAAAQMLMTVIKGPDGKEIATAKFEFANGYATVTVATTGTGALSPGFHGMHLHKVGKCEPNSVAPNGGAPGDFLSAGGHLMLPGASGHASGDLPPLQVRKDGSGTLVTTTDAFTMDDLTSGAKTAIIIHAGADNFANIPADRYKQNDGTPGPDETTMTTGDAGKRVACGVIGSG, encoded by the coding sequence ATGCCTAAGCCTGCCGGTCTGAAAGTCGCAGCCGTAACGTTTGTCGCTCTGGTGAGCGCATGCTCGTCGCCCCAGCACGCCACGTCGACTCCGGGCACCACCCCGTCGGTGTGGACGGGATCTCCGGCGCCGTCGACCTCGGGTCACCAGGAGGCGACGCCGAGTCCGCAGGCGGGGGCGGCGGCGCAGATGCTGATGACCGTCATCAAGGGTCCCGACGGCAAAGAGATCGCCACCGCGAAGTTCGAGTTCGCCAACGGCTACGCCACCGTGACGGTCGCGACGACCGGCACCGGCGCGCTCTCGCCCGGTTTCCACGGCATGCACCTGCACAAGGTGGGCAAGTGTGAGCCCAACTCCGTCGCGCCCAATGGCGGCGCGCCCGGCGACTTCCTGTCCGCCGGAGGGCATCTCATGCTGCCCGGCGCCAGCGGCCACGCCAGCGGCGACCTGCCGCCGTTGCAGGTGCGCAAGGACGGCTCTGGGACGCTGGTGACCACCACGGACGCCTTCACGATGGACGACCTGACCTCGGGCGCCAAGACCGCGATCATCATCCACGCGGGCGCGGACAACTTCGCCAACATTCCGGCGGACCGCTACAAGCAGAACGACGGGACACCGGGTCCCGACGAGACGACGATGACAACCGGTGACGCCGGCAAGCGGGTGGCGTGCGGTGTCATTGGATCTGGGTAA